A region from the Mytilus edulis unplaced genomic scaffold, xbMytEdul2.2 SCAFFOLD_1760, whole genome shotgun sequence genome encodes:
- the LOC139505398 gene encoding uncharacterized protein (The sequence of the model RefSeq protein was modified relative to this genomic sequence to represent the inferred CDS: added 5 bases not found in genome assembly) — MAFYEKDAMRKTMRVKFQGPRRINTRDKVLDEINDLVDIRKLTAIYKCGEGAEWYLSFEDESECEVGDGDTRSGKMGMKVRFERIDRRAVKFRLHWYPLHMSLDLVRQFFGRYGTKVHLWYEDQVYGTDLRLKTGVIAGAMICGEREYLELPYRTVLYNRPVLLTVLGRQAQCLKCGGLGHQRATCPSQKTQQHPVQPRSYAGVVAATPEAPQPTASDTLVDGQQKEVADNGLSQGQRDGADVTPVTQDTRVTQGSLDSQSLEPDISASEVGGNEQEEMDMSGEGRKRQRSASGEDSGEKEEESGKKKNKDKDKGHDPD, encoded by the coding sequence ATGGCGTTTTATGAAAAAGATGCAATGAGGAAGACGATGAGGGTGAAGTTCCAAGGTCCAAGACGAATTAACACCAGGGACAAGGTGCTGGACGAGATAAACGATTTGGTGGACATCAGGAAGCTGACGGCCATCTATAAGTGTGGAGAGGGTGCTGAATGGTATCTGTCTTTTGAGGACGAGTCGGAATGTGAAGTTGGAGACGGTGACACGAGATCCGGCAAGATGGGAATGAAGGTGCGTTTCGAGAGGATAGACAGGAGGGCTGTCAAGTTCAGGCTACATTGGTATCCTCTGCATATGAGCCTGGACTTGGTACGCCAGTTTTTTGGACGCTATGGTACAAAGGTCCACCTCTGGTACGAGGACCAGGTGTATGGGACAGACTTGCGGTTAAAGACAGGTGTCATTGCCGGTGCGATGATTTGTGGGGAGAGAGAGTACCTGGAGCTACCTTACAGGACAGTGTTATACAACAGGCCGGTACTCCTCACTGTGCTTGGGCGACAGGCACAGTGCCTCAAGTGTGGAGGGTTGGGGCATCAGCGTGCCACTTGCCCCAGCCAGAAGACGCAGCAACATCCAGTGCAGCCGCGCTCTTATGCAGGTGTTGTTGCAGCCACACCTGAGGCTCCCCAGCCAACAGCGTCGGACACACTTGTAGATGGCCAGCAGAAGGAAGTAGCAGACAATGGGCTCTCGCAAGGCCAACGCGATGGAGCGGATGTGACCCCTGTGACGCAAGACACGCGCGTTACACAGGGCAGTTTGGATTCTCAGTCCCTGGAGCCGGATATTAGCGCTTCAGAGGTAGGAGGGAACGAACAGGAGGAGATGGACATGTCGGGAGAAGGAAGGAAGAGACAGAGAAGTGCTAGTGGTGAAGATTCAGGAGAGAAGGAAGAAGAAAGtggaaagaaaaagaacaaagatAAAGATAAGGGACACGACCCAG